A genome region from Streptomyces sp. S4.7 includes the following:
- a CDS encoding TetR/AcrR family transcriptional regulator: MATEPDKVRKRGRPAADRAGLTADRILTTALALVDAAGLDALSMRRLARELGVDPMSIYHHLPNKAAVVSGLVGLVFSRMRLPESVPDDWAGQVRAWVDAYRDLTRRHPRLVLQIVTDPVAVTQASETINGPLHAALTSAGVPADKIDACAGMFVDFANGFALAGLEPPSPAPAGKPPQSHFDTGMDVMILGIRALTAGRDER; this comes from the coding sequence GTGGCAACGGAACCGGACAAGGTCAGGAAGCGCGGGCGCCCCGCCGCCGACCGGGCAGGACTCACCGCCGACCGGATCCTGACGACCGCCCTCGCCCTCGTCGACGCGGCGGGTCTCGATGCCCTGAGCATGCGCCGGCTGGCCCGTGAACTGGGTGTGGATCCCATGTCGATCTACCACCATCTGCCCAACAAGGCCGCGGTCGTCTCGGGGCTCGTCGGACTCGTCTTCTCACGTATGCGGTTGCCGGAGTCCGTACCCGACGACTGGGCCGGGCAGGTGCGTGCCTGGGTGGACGCCTACCGGGACCTGACCCGGCGCCACCCCCGGCTCGTACTCCAGATCGTCACCGACCCGGTGGCGGTCACACAGGCGTCGGAGACGATCAACGGCCCACTCCACGCCGCGCTGACCTCGGCGGGCGTACCGGCGGACAAGATCGACGCGTGCGCCGGCATGTTCGTCGACTTCGCCAACGGGTTCGCCCTGGCAGGGCTCGAACCCCCGTCTCCCGCCCCGGCCGGGAAGCCCCCGCAGTCACACTTCGACACCGGCATGGAC
- the dpgC gene encoding (3,5-dihydroxyphenyl)acetyl-CoA 1,2-dioxygenase DpgC has protein sequence MSTSGSPRSVSAPAAAPADGGELSAAGLALAAEIRDREAPLAALPPRSDRSEEQQLGAAAIHRACRELRAAFLRAHAAAVYDRLTEGRTARLGLTELAGAAAESFPGLVPDGAQLAEELRHAQADKEGREIDQGIFFREILRLPGAGAHLVDVMRDPTPRAHALLPDFRATGRAELGKVTVERQGDGGHVTFHNDSCLNAEDNDLIAQLEVAVDLVLLDDGIRVGVLRGGPMTHPRYRGRRVFSAGVNLADLHHGRISFTGFLLQRELGYISKMYRGLSTLGRPDTFPAHGVEKPWVAAVETFAIGGGTQLLLVMDKVIAAADSYLSLPAAQEGIVPGAANFRLARLTGGRVARQAVLGGRKIWAGEPDARLLIDEVVDPKAMDRAVEDAVTQLAAPAVLANRRMLRVSEEPVDVFRAYMAEFSLVQAERLYGEDVLDKVGRFSARSGTGPSATDPPKSGTESGTESGTEPGAAAGTRTDTHAGAETGR, from the coding sequence GTGTCGACGTCAGGCTCCCCCAGATCCGTCTCCGCCCCCGCGGCCGCCCCGGCCGACGGCGGTGAGCTGTCGGCCGCCGGCCTCGCGCTGGCCGCCGAGATCCGTGACCGCGAGGCACCGCTGGCCGCGCTGCCGCCGCGCTCCGACCGCTCCGAGGAGCAGCAGCTGGGGGCCGCGGCGATCCACCGCGCCTGCCGCGAGCTGCGGGCCGCCTTCCTGCGGGCGCACGCGGCGGCGGTCTACGACCGGCTGACCGAAGGACGTACCGCACGGCTCGGGCTGACCGAGCTGGCGGGCGCGGCGGCCGAGAGCTTCCCCGGGCTCGTCCCGGACGGCGCCCAGCTGGCCGAGGAGCTGCGCCACGCGCAGGCGGACAAGGAAGGCCGGGAGATCGACCAGGGCATCTTCTTCCGGGAGATCCTGCGGCTGCCCGGCGCGGGCGCGCATCTGGTCGACGTGATGCGGGACCCGACGCCCCGGGCACACGCGCTGCTGCCGGACTTCCGGGCCACCGGACGGGCCGAGCTGGGCAAGGTGACGGTGGAGCGGCAGGGCGACGGCGGCCATGTGACCTTCCACAACGACTCCTGTCTCAACGCCGAGGACAACGACCTGATCGCCCAGCTCGAAGTGGCCGTCGACCTCGTGCTGCTGGACGACGGGATCAGGGTGGGGGTGCTGCGAGGCGGGCCGATGACCCACCCGCGCTACCGGGGGCGGCGGGTCTTCAGCGCGGGCGTCAATCTGGCCGATCTGCACCACGGCCGGATCTCGTTCACCGGCTTCCTGCTCCAGCGCGAACTCGGCTACATCAGCAAGATGTACCGGGGTCTGTCCACGCTCGGGCGCCCGGACACCTTCCCGGCGCACGGCGTGGAGAAGCCGTGGGTGGCGGCGGTGGAGACGTTCGCCATCGGCGGCGGCACCCAGCTGCTGCTGGTGATGGACAAGGTGATCGCCGCCGCCGACTCCTATCTCAGCCTCCCCGCCGCGCAGGAGGGCATCGTGCCCGGCGCGGCGAACTTCCGGCTGGCGCGGCTGACCGGCGGCCGGGTGGCCCGCCAGGCGGTGCTCGGCGGACGCAAGATCTGGGCGGGTGAGCCGGACGCCCGGCTGCTGATCGACGAGGTGGTCGACCCGAAGGCGATGGACCGGGCGGTGGAGGACGCGGTGACCCAGCTGGCGGCGCCCGCCGTACTCGCCAACCGGCGCATGCTGCGTGTCTCGGAGGAGCCGGTCGACGTGTTCCGCGCGTACATGGCGGAGTTCTCGCTGGTCCAGGCCGAACGGCTCTACGGCGAGGACGTGCTGGACAAGGTGGGCCGTTTCTCGGCGCGGTCGGGGACGGGGCCCTCGGCCACCGATCCGCCGAAGTCCGGCACCGAGTCCGGCACCGAGTCCGGCACAGAGCCCGGCGCGGCAGCCGGCACGAGGACGGACACGCACGCCGGCGCGGAGACCGGCCGGTGA
- a CDS encoding epoxide hydrolase family protein — protein MPRPTSDVQAFETHATDADLDDLRARLAAARLPEAETVRGAAPGPRRWEQGVPLADLVDVVNYWRTEYDWRSFEARLNRIGQFRTTIDDLGIHFLHRRSARADATPVILTHGWPGSIAEFTDVVDELADPKDADAPAFHVVAPSLPGFGHSDKPATTGWGTEKIAAAWVELMGRLGYDKFAAHGGDWGGVITTVLGGRFPAHVLGIHSTLAQAPPGLTTDGLTAGEREWTDQTRDFWRHRAAYAKQQATRPQTIGYSLVDSPVGLLAWILDKFAEWSDTEDSPFELISRDRVLDDVTLYWLTRTGASAARIYYESHHSLNPELRVDVPSAISMYPRDIEKCPRPWAQERYRRIVRWREPEVGGHFPSLEVPGYFVRDLREGLAAVLAANR, from the coding sequence ATGCCCCGTCCGACCAGCGACGTGCAAGCATTCGAAACCCACGCGACCGACGCCGACCTCGACGATCTGCGCGCGCGGCTGGCGGCGGCGCGGCTGCCGGAGGCCGAGACCGTCCGCGGCGCGGCGCCCGGCCCTCGCCGATGGGAACAGGGCGTCCCTCTCGCCGACCTCGTCGATGTCGTGAACTACTGGCGCACCGAGTACGACTGGCGGTCGTTCGAAGCGCGCCTCAACCGGATCGGCCAGTTCCGCACGACCATCGATGATCTGGGAATCCACTTCCTGCACCGACGGTCCGCGCGCGCGGACGCCACTCCTGTGATCCTGACGCACGGCTGGCCGGGCAGCATCGCCGAGTTCACCGATGTGGTGGACGAACTGGCGGATCCGAAAGACGCCGACGCGCCCGCGTTCCACGTCGTGGCGCCGTCGCTGCCGGGCTTCGGACACAGCGACAAGCCGGCCACCACCGGGTGGGGAACCGAGAAGATCGCGGCCGCCTGGGTGGAACTGATGGGAAGGCTCGGCTACGACAAGTTCGCGGCCCACGGCGGCGACTGGGGAGGTGTGATCACCACCGTCCTCGGCGGCAGGTTCCCCGCGCACGTTCTCGGCATCCACTCGACCCTCGCCCAGGCACCTCCCGGCCTGACGACGGACGGGCTGACGGCGGGCGAGCGCGAGTGGACCGATCAGACCCGCGATTTCTGGCGCCACCGTGCCGCGTACGCGAAGCAGCAGGCGACCCGGCCGCAGACCATCGGCTACTCGCTCGTCGACTCACCGGTCGGGCTTCTCGCCTGGATCCTCGACAAGTTCGCCGAGTGGTCGGACACCGAGGACAGCCCGTTCGAGCTGATTTCCAGGGACCGTGTTCTTGACGACGTCACCCTGTACTGGCTGACGCGGACCGGCGCGTCGGCGGCCCGTATCTACTACGAGAGCCACCACTCCCTGAACCCCGAACTCCGGGTGGACGTGCCGTCGGCGATCAGCATGTATCCCCGCGACATCGAGAAGTGTCCGCGCCCCTGGGCACAGGAGCGGTACCGGCGGATCGTCCGCTGGAGGGAGCCCGAGGTCGGGGGACACTTCCCGTCGCTGGAGGTCCCCGGGTACTTCGTCCGGGATCTGCGGGAGGGCCTCGCGGCGGTGCTGGCCGCGAATCGCTGA
- the dpgB gene encoding enoyl-CoA-hydratase DpgB, producing the protein MSGTDTDTPNALTVRLHDEAAAVLTVGDEELTPALVDRVRTAAEKAEGADRGVVLLLLGGAGAAEGASPVGTGIHLVNTWERALRRLETSGRPTLALVEGTCTGPALEALLTADYRIAAGDARLRLPGAEDGAWPSTALHRLAQQIGTARARRLLLRRPWLDGEQAADLDLVDETADGGEAALRRAVLVAGELSAVPGREWSIRRRLLFDATLSYEEALGAHLAACDRSLRRRTTAGQSAAEQAPADGSLAQAR; encoded by the coding sequence GTGTCCGGCACGGATACCGATACCCCCAACGCCCTGACCGTCCGTCTCCACGACGAGGCAGCCGCCGTCCTGACGGTCGGCGACGAGGAACTGACCCCGGCGCTGGTCGACCGCGTGCGCACCGCCGCCGAGAAGGCGGAGGGCGCCGACCGCGGTGTCGTCCTGCTCCTGCTGGGCGGCGCCGGCGCCGCGGAGGGCGCGTCCCCCGTCGGTACGGGCATCCATCTGGTCAACACCTGGGAGCGGGCACTGCGCCGGCTGGAGACCTCGGGGCGCCCGACCCTCGCGCTCGTTGAGGGCACCTGCACCGGCCCCGCGCTGGAGGCGCTGCTCACCGCCGACTACCGGATCGCGGCCGGCGACGCGCGCCTGCGGCTCCCGGGCGCCGAGGACGGCGCCTGGCCGAGCACGGCGCTGCACCGGCTGGCGCAGCAGATCGGCACGGCGCGGGCGCGCCGCCTGCTGCTGCGCCGCCCCTGGCTGGACGGTGAGCAGGCCGCTGATCTGGACCTGGTGGACGAGACGGCGGACGGCGGCGAGGCGGCCCTGCGCCGCGCGGTGCTGGTGGCGGGCGAGCTGTCGGCCGTGCCGGGCCGCGAGTGGTCGATTCGGCGCAGGCTGCTGTTCGACGCCACCCTCAGTTACGAGGAGGCCCTGGGCGCCCATCTGGCCGCGTGCGACCGAAGCCTGCGCCGCCGTACCACGGCCGGACAGTCGGCGGCCGAACAGGCCCCGGCCGACGGCTCGTTGGCGCAGGCGCGCTGA
- a CDS encoding amidohydrolase family protein: protein MSLLKKHENLMDVTNPAPAPGPSRRHVLAVSGAVTAGALTAAGTSAGRAAAAGTEQGRPAERPGGAPRTATVTVSEGTNMAAALSPDGTGLAIDVLSAVWVVPGAGGAAVRLTGELQDATQPHWAPDGSRVVFQSFRDGAYQLWSVKRDGTGLTRLTDDDYDNREPQYAPDGSRIVFTSDRSGSNDLWLLDPATGVRTQLTTGPDEDGTPAWSADGRTIVCTVNDAAIDSVDVATGTRTRLITASAGAKIFGPAPSPDGRRVSYVQFTGTRADVMIDGQVAAAGEDVHALRTSWTPDGDLLYTAGGRVRRLRPGGTPRTVDFTATVTFTRKPWTPRVRDFTSRAARQARGIASPVVSRDGQRVAFRALNALWVMKTGEAPVRLADDGFFNSDPDWSPDGTALVHASDRSGTAALWRRDLTGGEPVRLTSLPGAQLTPRWSPDGTKIAYQDENGATWVLELASGAVRQVLPVIFQPGRPTWSPDGAHLAVAANQPYSRRNRAGLSEVLTVDLATGATRSQPVAAHRSIATRGDDGPVWTPDGKHFVFVMESTAWRVPVDPTGQITGAPEQITTEVTDSLSVDTNGRLFYLSNGTLRTVPLTGGTPRTVPVPLTYRRPATARTVVLRAGAVWDGRAEQLRGAADIVVKGDRIAAVRPAGQGRGDTVVDLSGLTAMPGLVDAHLHWHLRGRQWGDRTGRLLLSYGITTVLSPGDPAYQMVETREAIESGAQVGPRFFGTGDALDGARVFWNFARPVVGTDQLRLEMERAERLSYDLVKTYIRLQAPLERAVTRQAHERGLLVTSHYAYPHAAYGMDAMEHTGGGNRVGYSQTQTRLGRAYEDAIAVLTAASMPVTSTLMNSSVLLADDRSLVTDERTRLLYPPWDYTVLVAKADAAGGPDAGLNRALLAGGVDMLLRVQRGGGSVIAGSDAPLDDPALSLHQNLRAMVRGGFTPYEALRTATANPVRRMGMDSDLGMLEAGMLADLVFVEGDPLRDIDAAAAVRTVVTGGTVRTVSSLLEPFRATGTRSPAANLKERSLVSARTERRYGWQDPRPGGTGCLC from the coding sequence ATGTCCCTCCTGAAGAAACACGAGAACCTGATGGACGTCACGAACCCCGCCCCCGCTCCCGGCCCGAGCAGACGGCATGTCCTGGCCGTGAGCGGCGCGGTGACCGCCGGCGCGCTGACCGCCGCGGGTACGAGCGCGGGCCGGGCCGCCGCGGCCGGCACGGAGCAGGGGCGGCCCGCCGAGCGGCCCGGCGGTGCGCCTCGTACCGCCACCGTCACCGTCTCCGAGGGCACCAACATGGCCGCCGCCCTCTCTCCCGACGGCACCGGCCTCGCCATCGACGTGCTGAGCGCCGTCTGGGTGGTCCCCGGTGCGGGCGGCGCCGCCGTCCGGCTCACCGGCGAACTCCAGGACGCCACCCAGCCGCACTGGGCACCGGACGGCAGCCGTGTCGTGTTCCAGTCCTTCCGCGACGGCGCCTACCAGCTGTGGTCGGTGAAGCGCGACGGCACCGGCCTCACCCGGCTGACCGACGACGACTACGACAACCGCGAGCCGCAGTACGCGCCCGACGGCAGCCGGATCGTCTTCACCTCCGACCGGTCGGGCAGCAACGACCTGTGGCTGCTCGACCCGGCCACCGGCGTCCGTACGCAGCTCACCACCGGCCCCGACGAGGACGGCACCCCCGCCTGGTCGGCGGACGGCAGGACGATCGTCTGCACGGTGAACGACGCGGCCATCGACTCCGTGGACGTGGCGACCGGGACCAGGACCCGGCTGATCACCGCGAGCGCCGGAGCGAAGATCTTCGGCCCGGCGCCCAGCCCGGACGGGCGCCGGGTGAGCTACGTACAGTTCACGGGGACCCGCGCCGATGTCATGATCGACGGCCAGGTGGCCGCCGCCGGCGAGGACGTGCACGCCCTGCGCACATCCTGGACCCCGGACGGCGACCTGCTCTACACGGCAGGCGGGCGCGTCCGGCGGCTGCGCCCCGGCGGCACCCCCCGGACGGTGGACTTCACCGCGACGGTCACCTTCACCCGCAAGCCCTGGACGCCGCGGGTCAGGGACTTCACCTCCCGGGCGGCCCGGCAGGCCAGGGGAATCGCGAGCCCGGTCGTCTCCCGCGACGGGCAGCGCGTCGCCTTCCGGGCCCTGAACGCGCTGTGGGTGATGAAGACCGGCGAGGCCCCCGTCAGACTGGCCGACGACGGATTCTTCAACTCCGACCCCGACTGGTCCCCCGACGGCACGGCCCTCGTCCACGCGAGCGACCGCTCGGGAACGGCCGCACTGTGGCGCCGGGACCTCACCGGCGGTGAGCCGGTACGGCTGACCTCGCTGCCGGGCGCGCAGCTCACCCCCCGCTGGTCCCCGGACGGCACGAAGATCGCCTACCAGGACGAGAACGGCGCGACCTGGGTGCTGGAACTCGCCTCCGGCGCCGTACGCCAGGTGCTGCCCGTAATCTTCCAGCCGGGCCGCCCCACCTGGTCCCCGGACGGCGCCCACCTCGCGGTCGCCGCCAACCAGCCCTACTCCAGGCGCAACCGGGCCGGGCTGAGCGAAGTCCTCACCGTCGACCTGGCCACCGGCGCCACCCGCTCCCAGCCCGTGGCCGCCCACCGGTCGATCGCCACCCGGGGCGACGACGGACCCGTGTGGACCCCGGACGGCAAGCACTTCGTCTTCGTCATGGAGAGTACGGCGTGGCGGGTGCCCGTCGATCCCACCGGACAGATCACCGGCGCACCCGAGCAGATCACCACGGAGGTCACCGACTCCCTCTCCGTGGACACGAACGGCCGTCTCTTCTATCTGAGCAACGGCACGCTGCGCACCGTCCCGCTCACCGGCGGCACCCCGCGCACCGTGCCCGTCCCCCTCACCTACCGCAGACCGGCGACGGCCCGCACCGTGGTACTCCGCGCCGGTGCCGTGTGGGACGGGCGCGCCGAGCAACTGCGCGGCGCCGCCGACATCGTCGTCAAGGGCGACCGGATCGCCGCGGTCCGCCCCGCGGGACAGGGCCGGGGCGACACCGTCGTGGACCTGTCGGGCCTGACCGCGATGCCCGGCCTGGTCGACGCCCATCTGCACTGGCACCTGCGCGGCCGGCAGTGGGGCGACCGCACGGGACGCCTGCTCCTGTCGTACGGCATCACCACCGTGCTGTCACCCGGCGATCCGGCCTACCAGATGGTGGAGACGAGGGAGGCCATCGAGTCGGGCGCCCAGGTGGGGCCGCGCTTCTTCGGTACGGGCGACGCCCTGGACGGGGCGCGGGTGTTCTGGAACTTCGCCCGTCCCGTGGTCGGCACCGACCAGCTGCGGCTGGAGATGGAGCGCGCCGAACGGCTCAGTTACGACCTCGTCAAGACCTACATCCGGCTGCAGGCCCCACTGGAGCGCGCGGTCACCCGCCAGGCGCACGAGCGGGGGCTGCTCGTCACCTCGCACTACGCCTACCCGCACGCGGCGTACGGCATGGACGCCATGGAGCACACGGGCGGCGGCAACCGCGTCGGCTACTCGCAGACCCAGACCCGGCTGGGCAGGGCCTACGAGGACGCCATCGCCGTCCTGACGGCCGCCTCGATGCCCGTCACCTCCACCCTGATGAACTCCTCCGTGCTGCTCGCCGACGACCGTTCCCTGGTCACCGACGAACGGACCCGCCTGCTCTACCCGCCGTGGGACTACACGGTCCTGGTGGCCAAGGCGGACGCGGCCGGCGGCCCGGACGCCGGGCTGAACCGCGCGCTGCTGGCGGGCGGCGTCGACATGCTGCTGCGCGTACAGCGCGGCGGCGGCAGCGTCATCGCGGGCTCGGACGCCCCGCTGGACGATCCCGCCCTGTCGCTGCACCAGAACCTGCGCGCGATGGTGCGGGGCGGCTTCACCCCGTACGAGGCGCTGCGCACCGCCACCGCCAACCCCGTGCGGCGCATGGGCATGGACAGCGACCTCGGCATGCTCGAAGCGGGCATGCTCGCCGATCTGGTCTTCGTGGAGGGCGATCCGCTGCGGGACATCGACGCGGCGGCGGCCGTACGGACGGTGGTGACGGGCGGCACGGTCCGTACGGTGTCCTCGCTGCTGGAGCCCTTCAGAGCCACGGGTACGCGGTCTCCCGCGGCCAATTTGAAGGAGCGGTCCCTGGTGTCCGCGCGGACCGAGCGCCGGTACGGGTGGCAGGACCCGCGCCCCGGCGGGACGGGCTGTCTGTGCTGA
- a CDS encoding CGNR zinc finger domain-containing protein gives MCAAFPDFRLGSVLATSFTGTLSERHGNAVERIPVPHRLVDWLAVNGLAVDSCTTAQLDLARELRESIHAAATAAAIRDALPESAVQVINDRSAQGRAAAVLTPGGERRWLLGSASGLEDALGVIAADAIGVIAGERDGKLALCASPTCLAAFFDTSQSRTRKWCDMNTCGNRQKKARFRAGRRRTPGSVE, from the coding sequence ATGTGTGCCGCGTTCCCTGACTTCCGCCTCGGCAGTGTGCTGGCGACCAGCTTCACGGGGACCCTGTCGGAGCGTCATGGCAACGCCGTGGAGCGCATCCCCGTGCCGCACCGACTCGTCGACTGGCTCGCGGTGAACGGCCTCGCCGTGGACTCCTGCACCACCGCCCAGCTCGACCTCGCCCGGGAGCTGAGGGAGTCGATTCACGCCGCCGCGACAGCGGCCGCGATCCGGGACGCTCTGCCGGAGTCCGCTGTCCAGGTCATCAATGACCGCAGCGCACAGGGGCGGGCCGCGGCGGTCCTGACGCCCGGGGGCGAGCGGCGATGGCTGCTCGGCTCGGCTTCGGGCCTGGAAGACGCCCTCGGCGTGATCGCCGCCGACGCGATCGGCGTCATCGCGGGCGAACGAGACGGAAAGCTCGCGTTGTGCGCGTCACCAACCTGCCTGGCCGCCTTCTTCGACACCAGCCAGAGCCGCACCCGCAAATGGTGCGACATGAACACGTGCGGGAATCGTCAGAAGAAGGCGCGCTTCAGAGCCGGCCGGCGGCGAACCCCCGGGTCGGTCGAGTGA
- a CDS encoding pyridoxamine 5'-phosphate oxidase family protein, with amino-acid sequence MGETPTEREVRTMATWHEIRSGHPEFADKVSACFAAGVNKTIATLRRDGSPRISAIELEFKDGDVTLGMMGGSVKLRDARRDPRVAVHSPTIDAPEGEAWHGDAKLSGVLVETPAPPGNPHVGAGFFRIDIREVALTYLGTPADHLVIESWDAEHGRRRRTH; translated from the coding sequence GTGGGGGAGACGCCCACCGAACGGGAGGTTCGCACCATGGCGACGTGGCACGAGATCCGGAGCGGGCACCCGGAGTTCGCCGACAAGGTCTCGGCGTGTTTCGCGGCGGGCGTCAACAAGACGATCGCGACGCTCCGCCGGGACGGCTCACCCCGAATCAGCGCGATTGAGCTGGAGTTCAAGGACGGCGACGTCACTCTGGGGATGATGGGCGGATCGGTCAAACTCCGCGACGCCCGACGCGATCCGCGCGTCGCGGTCCACAGCCCCACGATCGACGCCCCGGAGGGGGAGGCCTGGCACGGAGACGCCAAACTCTCCGGAGTCCTCGTGGAGACGCCGGCCCCGCCGGGGAACCCGCACGTGGGCGCGGGCTTCTTCCGGATCGACATCCGTGAAGTCGCGCTCACCTATCTCGGTACCCCCGCCGACCACCTCGTCATCGAGTCCTGGGACGCCGAGCACGGCCGGCGGCGCAGGACGCACTGA
- a CDS encoding PLP-dependent aminotransferase family protein, translating to MTAGAGVVLRRERLHSSLGSPAMGSINFLNEVMGRFPDALSFAPGAPHISFFDQIDVPRHIDRYLRHLTEDRGLKPDQAERLLYQYGPSRGLIGDLVAGALRTDQGIDVPPESVVITVGCQEAMLLALRALAAEPTDLVAVVNPCFVGLSGAAGLLGVDLVPVDDTDDGIDFAQLDDVCRAAREAGRRIRALYVAPDFSNPSGGFLSLADRHRLLDVAAREDFLLLEDNAYAFTAHQPGALPPLKALPGGERVVHLGTFAKVCMPGARVGYVVADQRVRDASGRTGLLADELATLKSMVTVNTSPIAQAVVGGILLEHRGSLASVVSAKAALYQRNLRLLLDALDHALGPGTGAPAGVSWNRPRGGFFVRVRLPVPADERLLERSAREFGVLWTPMSHFYLGSGGDYQLRLACSYLDPDAIKEGVARLARFLHAVCPS from the coding sequence GTGACCGCCGGGGCAGGTGTCGTCCTGCGGCGCGAGCGCCTGCACAGCTCCCTGGGCTCTCCCGCCATGGGATCGATCAACTTCCTCAACGAGGTGATGGGCCGCTTCCCCGACGCGCTCTCCTTCGCACCGGGCGCCCCGCACATCAGCTTCTTCGACCAGATCGACGTCCCCCGGCACATCGACCGCTATCTCCGCCATCTCACCGAGGACCGGGGACTCAAGCCCGACCAGGCCGAACGGCTCCTCTACCAGTACGGGCCGAGCCGGGGTCTCATCGGCGATCTGGTGGCGGGCGCGCTCCGCACCGACCAGGGCATCGACGTGCCGCCCGAGTCCGTGGTGATCACGGTCGGCTGCCAGGAGGCGATGCTGCTGGCGCTGCGCGCGCTCGCCGCCGAGCCCACGGACCTCGTGGCTGTCGTCAACCCGTGCTTCGTCGGTCTGTCCGGGGCGGCCGGCCTGCTCGGCGTGGACCTCGTCCCGGTCGACGACACCGACGACGGGATCGACTTCGCCCAGCTGGACGACGTGTGCCGGGCGGCGCGCGAGGCGGGCCGCCGTATCCGGGCCCTGTACGTCGCGCCGGACTTCTCCAACCCGTCCGGCGGTTTCCTCTCCCTGGCAGACCGCCACCGGCTGCTCGACGTCGCCGCCCGCGAGGACTTCCTCCTGCTGGAGGACAACGCGTACGCGTTCACCGCGCACCAGCCGGGCGCGCTCCCGCCGCTGAAGGCGCTGCCCGGTGGTGAACGGGTCGTGCATCTCGGCACGTTCGCCAAGGTGTGCATGCCGGGAGCCCGGGTCGGTTACGTCGTCGCCGACCAGCGGGTACGGGACGCGTCGGGCCGCACCGGCCTGCTCGCCGACGAACTCGCCACCCTCAAGAGCATGGTGACGGTCAACACCTCGCCCATCGCCCAGGCCGTCGTCGGCGGCATCCTGCTGGAGCACCGGGGCTCGCTGGCCTCGGTCGTCAGCGCCAAGGCCGCGCTGTACCAGCGCAATCTGCGTCTGTTGCTGGACGCGCTGGACCACGCGCTCGGACCGGGCACCGGCGCGCCCGCCGGGGTCTCCTGGAACCGGCCGCGCGGCGGCTTCTTCGTACGGGTCCGGCTTCCCGTACCGGCGGACGAGCGGCTGCTCGAACGGTCCGCCCGCGAGTTCGGCGTGTTGTGGACTCCGATGTCCCACTTCTATCTGGGCAGCGGCGGGGACTACCAACTCCGCCTGGCCTGTAGTTACTTGGACCCCGACGCGATCAAGGAAGGCGTTGCCCGGCTGGCCCGCTTCCTGCACGCGGTATGTCCCTCCTGA